One genomic window of Candidatus Nitrosopumilus sediminis includes the following:
- the hisS gene encoding histidine--tRNA ligase encodes MELPRGMKDFEGEENANIEHIRSHFKKLSNLYGFSFMDPSPIELLSTLETKSGPGIRDEIYYFKDKGDREVALRFDFTMGLTRYASSQKSMKLPAKISAFGGVFRYDEPQKGRYRYFHQWDIEIYGKASLESEAEIIEITSRLFDSLLLKDITIDINHRNLVESYINKVFDSKDPELVADILRAVDKIAKKSKEQILTEFQEKGYETKKLEKILEFSQIKGTIHEVEKAFDVSQLESWDELKALIDSLENRGVSNIRINFGIVRGLDYYSGIVFEVFDKNSKLGALAGGGRYDTLTKAFGREDIGATGVAGGVERIMLTMQEQKIIPESKQSRIAVLYINEEMQKVAHSITSLLRLNNIPTDIDLAGRNMKKQMDIATNAKFAIIVGPQELENGNVVLKDMVNGTEGTISLEKLTEDPKSILNLETL; translated from the coding sequence TTGGAACTACCACGTGGAATGAAAGATTTTGAGGGTGAAGAAAATGCAAACATTGAACACATTAGGTCACATTTCAAGAAGTTATCAAATTTGTATGGATTTTCATTTATGGATCCCTCGCCAATTGAATTACTTTCTACATTGGAGACAAAATCTGGTCCTGGAATTCGTGATGAGATTTATTATTTCAAAGATAAGGGGGATAGAGAAGTGGCATTACGTTTTGACTTTACGATGGGACTCACAAGATATGCATCATCTCAGAAGTCAATGAAGCTTCCAGCAAAAATCTCAGCATTTGGTGGGGTATTTCGATATGACGAGCCACAAAAGGGAAGATACAGATACTTTCACCAGTGGGATATTGAAATTTATGGCAAAGCCAGCCTTGAATCAGAAGCTGAAATCATAGAAATTACATCTAGATTGTTTGATTCTCTGTTACTCAAAGACATCACAATTGATATCAACCATCGTAATCTTGTAGAATCTTACATCAACAAAGTATTTGATTCAAAGGATCCAGAATTAGTTGCAGATATTTTGCGTGCAGTTGACAAAATTGCAAAAAAATCAAAAGAGCAAATCCTGACGGAGTTTCAAGAGAAAGGATACGAAACTAAAAAACTAGAAAAAATTCTAGAGTTCTCACAAATCAAAGGAACTATACACGAAGTAGAAAAAGCATTTGATGTTTCCCAACTAGAATCTTGGGATGAACTCAAAGCATTAATTGACTCACTAGAGAACAGAGGAGTTTCAAACATTAGAATTAATTTCGGAATTGTGAGAGGATTAGATTACTATTCAGGAATTGTCTTTGAGGTATTTGATAAAAATTCAAAACTTGGTGCATTAGCTGGTGGAGGGAGATATGATACACTAACTAAAGCATTTGGTAGAGAAGACATTGGTGCAACAGGAGTTGCAGGTGGTGTTGAAAGAATAATGCTAACAATGCAAGAGCAAAAAATAATTCCTGAATCAAAACAAAGTAGAATTGCAGTATTATACATCAATGAAGAGATGCAAAAAGTTGCACATTCTATTACATCATTATTACGACTCAATAATATTCCAACTGACATTGATTTGGCAGGACGTAACATGAAAAAACAAATGGATATTGCAACAAATGCAAAGTTTGCAATAATTGTAGGGCCACAAGAACTAGAAAATGGAAATGTTGTTCTCAAGGATATGGTAAACGGAACCGAGGGAACTATCTCATTAGAAAAACTGACTGAAGATCCAAAATCTATTCTTAATTTAGAAACGCTCTAG
- a CDS encoding translation initiation factor IF-6, whose protein sequence is MDIIKFDVYRGPNLGVYISVNNSIGLVPMGFAKTKADKLAKYLDIEIHHTAIANTRLIGALSVMNNKGVLLPTTAYQNEFDYLKAETDLEVGVLDTKFNALGNVICANDKGAVVSPWLSKQDCQTISDVLGVEVIQKKISGFNQTGVVLVANNSGAAIHPEANEEDMKTIANVLGVKIEQCSINNGIPYVSSGILVNDHCVVVGSLTSGPEIMMLTRAFLN, encoded by the coding sequence ATGGATATTATCAAGTTTGATGTGTATAGAGGACCTAACCTTGGAGTGTACATCAGTGTTAACAATAGTATTGGGTTAGTCCCAATGGGATTTGCTAAAACCAAAGCTGACAAACTTGCAAAATATCTAGATATTGAAATTCATCACACTGCAATTGCAAATACAAGATTAATTGGAGCATTGTCAGTAATGAACAATAAAGGAGTTTTACTACCAACTACAGCTTACCAAAATGAATTTGATTATTTGAAAGCAGAAACTGATTTAGAAGTTGGAGTCCTAGATACAAAATTTAATGCACTTGGAAATGTAATCTGTGCAAATGACAAGGGGGCAGTTGTATCTCCATGGTTATCAAAACAGGATTGTCAAACAATTTCAGATGTTTTGGGAGTAGAAGTAATTCAGAAAAAAATTTCAGGGTTCAATCAGACAGGAGTTGTTCTTGTTGCAAATAATTCAGGTGCTGCCATCCATCCTGAAGCAAATGAGGAAGACATGAAGACCATAGCAAATGTGCTAGGCGTAAAAATAGAACAGTGTTCAATCAATAATGGTATTCCATATGTATCATCAGGCATTTTGGTAAATGATCACTGTGTAGTTGTGGGTTCTTTGACTAGTGGGCCTGAGATCATGATGTTAACTAGAGCGTTTCTAAATTAA
- a CDS encoding 4Fe-4S dicluster domain-containing protein: MPIAENFPEGLKPLGKISLDDGNFHIMWGPGKTKNTDGSQAETLADADVVAAYAARGEEQVPLGVSGTMVAVDWDSCVADGACIEACPVQVFQWYRTEKDIPAKDVVGQTFAGTGSDVKDERKDLTDKADPIREHDCIWCMACVSVCPPAAIKVDQSNVEKHESAAKTL; this comes from the coding sequence ATGCCAATAGCAGAAAATTTCCCTGAAGGCCTAAAGCCACTTGGAAAAATTAGCCTCGATGATGGAAATTTCCATATCATGTGGGGTCCAGGTAAAACCAAAAACACTGATGGCTCACAAGCTGAAACATTAGCAGATGCAGATGTTGTTGCAGCATATGCAGCAAGAGGAGAAGAGCAAGTTCCTCTTGGTGTAAGCGGAACAATGGTTGCAGTAGATTGGGACTCTTGTGTTGCAGATGGTGCTTGCATTGAAGCTTGTCCAGTACAAGTTTTTCAGTGGTATAGAACCGAAAAAGATATTCCAGCAAAAGATGTTGTTGGTCAAACCTTTGCAGGAACTGGTAGTGATGTAAAAGATGAACGCAAAGATCTTACTGATAAGGCAGATCCGATCAGAGAACATGATTGTATCTGGTGTATGGCATGTGTTTCAGTATGTCCTCCAGCAGCTATCAAAGTTGATCAGTCAAATGTTGAAAAACACGAAAGTGCTGCAAAAACTTTGTAA
- a CDS encoding 4Fe-4S dicluster domain-containing protein: MADLVIPEDFCHNDVKPKGKTSHSDGENFHWIWGEGNPNGAAFSNDDVKAAYEARGEKQVPLGIHGTTVAVDWDSCVAAGSCMSVCPVQTFQWYRTEKDIPAEKCLGETFDGTGKTEQDERLDYTDKSQPIREHDCTVCMACQEICPEGAIRIESANQEWHEKAAGTYVLMKSGSENPHAHD; this comes from the coding sequence ATGGCAGACTTAGTAATACCAGAAGATTTTTGTCACAACGATGTAAAACCAAAAGGAAAAACAAGCCACTCTGATGGTGAGAATTTCCATTGGATTTGGGGTGAAGGAAATCCAAATGGTGCCGCATTCTCAAACGATGATGTAAAAGCAGCCTATGAAGCAAGAGGAGAAAAACAAGTTCCTCTAGGAATTCATGGCACTACTGTTGCAGTCGATTGGGATTCTTGTGTAGCAGCTGGATCATGCATGAGTGTATGTCCAGTCCAAACATTCCAATGGTACAGAACTGAAAAAGATATTCCAGCTGAAAAATGCTTGGGAGAAACTTTTGATGGTACTGGCAAGACAGAACAAGACGAAAGATTAGATTATACAGACAAATCACAACCAATCAGAGAACATGATTGTACAGTTTGTATGGCTTGTCAAGAGATCTGTCCTGAAGGAGCAATTCGTATCGAATCTGCTAACCAAGAATGGCACGAGAAAGCAGCCGGAACATATGTACTTATGAAATCTGGTTCTGAAAACCCACACGCACACGATTAA